TCCAAATAAACTCTTTTAACCTCGCCAAGGTGAATAATCCCATTGGATCGCAGCTCCGCAACGAGGCGTTCGCGCGAGAGTCCAATTTTTGCCATGGAACGGACATTGATCACCCCATCAGCGAGCAGCTCAGCCACATTACCCTGCGAAAAGCTTTCAAAACGCTGGTTATGGAAAGCGCCTTTTGCGATCACCCGCTGTAGGCCCACGATCACCAGTGCAATCATCACCGCCGGCAGGATACCCCGGTCCGGCGCCATCATTGGTACACCAACCGCCGCCGCCAGAGAAACCAGTGCGGCCAGTTCGTTACGGCTTAATTGTGTCGACATCCGTTTACCCATGCTGCGCATGGCGATTAGCAGGATGAGATAAATGACAAAGGCACGGATGATCAGTTCTACGAAATACATTTCCGGAACTTCACCAATCCAGATACGCTGCCAGTCGAATAGATGAATGTCTGAAGCCTTCATTGAATAGTGATTATGGCTGGCGCCCAGTTTAATGATCCGCAGTCAGCACAATCGGATGCTGCATTTTTTGCTTCCGTATGCCCGCAATTTGCGCATGCTACTTCATCACTCTTTGCCTGCGTATTGATCAGCCGTTGATCGTCCGGTGGTAACAAGGGCAGGCCATATCGGGGTGTCTTATACATATAAATGCTGAATAGACCGTTTGATTCCAGGTACACCCGCTTAACCATGCCCAGATTGAATACCTGGCTGCAGCGCAACTGGCCGAAAAGCTGTTGGCGGGATATACGGCATTTTTCCATTTCTTTAAGCTGTAGCCTGCCATCTTTAACCAGCATACTCAATTCACCCTCCGTCAGGCGTTGAATGGTGGATGACTTGAAGCTCCACCAGCCCACAAAACGCTGTACCGTTAGGGTGAACAGTAAAATTGCTGCGCTCAGCAATATGCCCCGGTCCGGTACCTGCATGGCTACCGATACGATGGCGCCCAGTGTGAGCATGATTGTCATCTCCATAATGGTGAGTTGACCGCTCATGCGCTTGCCCAGCCAGC
This genomic interval from Mucilaginibacter defluvii contains the following:
- a CDS encoding DUF421 domain-containing protein gives rise to the protein MKKEEIHLSDLQRILFGEAPPAFLPEVILRTLIIYLFLLFIIRWLGKRMSGQLTIMEMTIMLTLGAIVSVAMQVPDRGILLSAAILLFTLTVQRFVGWWSFKSSTIQRLTEGELSMLVKDGRLQLKEMEKCRISRQQLFGQLRCSQVFNLGMVKRVYLESNGLFSIYMYKTPRYGLPLLPPDDQRLINTQAKSDEVACANCGHTEAKNAASDCADCGSLNWAPAIITIQ
- a CDS encoding DUF421 domain-containing protein produces the protein MKASDIHLFDWQRIWIGEVPEMYFVELIIRAFVIYLILLIAMRSMGKRMSTQLSRNELAALVSLAAAVGVPMMAPDRGILPAVMIALVIVGLQRVIAKGAFHNQRFESFSQGNVAELLADGVINVRSMAKIGLSRERLVAELRSNGIIHLGEVKRVYLEANGGFSIIKNQDAIQGLSVLPASDQDFVDELEIHASELVCNWCGLSRPQPSPVKCTHCGHDTWKPAVTEKT